TGCAAAGTTTGTTCCATCATTGACAATACAAGGCTATCTTAATCGGCTATAACCAATATATATTCTCGCGACTGCCATTGCATCAATTTTGAGTTAAATTATTACTCATCCAACTACTATCATCTCAGCTAACAGAAATTCACTTACAACTTTATGGTTGAACCTGTCACTTAATTGTAACACgaattgtattatattagaAGATCATTGGAATTATAACATCTATTGGTCATAACGTTATGGACTTGCCTAATCATCAGAACTTGAATGGCGATGGCATAGATGAAAACTATAATAGAAAAACCTCACAATTCAGACCCCTTCAAAAGTTTGAGTATCAGAACAGCCAAAGCCTTCCAGAATTGTTTGGAAGCGGAAATCGAGATATGAACTCCAACGCCAGATATATGAGACAGCAATATGGACACAATGAAAATGTACAATACGTTAATGGGGTCAATAAAGTATACCCCATGAACCCTATTATTCCTCCAAAATTAGGTGGAGGTCCTTATATGGTTAGGCCATATGAACGTATTGAAGGGACACAGTTGGTGAAGCCTCATATCTTCCAAACTGGCGAAAGTTATCAAGGAAATCAAGAGTATATTTTCCAGCCATCTACAAGTTCATCTTACAGTTCAGCTACTCTTGTAAATGAAGACACGAATATGCCAAATAACCATGTAATATTAGAAAATCATCCAATTGGGCTGGAGTATAAACTACCCAGCAACTACATTAATCATAGTATACCATTAATGCATCCTCAACAAAGAATGCCTGTTACACCACATTTGCCGCTCAAGAGCACCATACAGCCAGGTTCGGAAGATAGTAAATTCGATACACCcaaaaatagcaaaaaaaaaatatccaGAAAGAGATTAACTGATGTTCAGAAGCTAGCtcataataaaattgaaaagaaataccGTATTAACataaattcaaagataGCTCAATTACAGAAAATGATACCGTGGGTTTCTGATGGTGAAACTGCGTTTGAAGTCAACTCTTCGCTTAAAACGGAACAGAGTGATGGAGACAGTACGTCAAACAGTAGTAAAActaaattcaacaaaagTATAATTCTGCAGAAGGCTATCGACTATATTGTATATCTGCGAAATAATGAGCATCTTTACCAAACTGAAATAGATAGATTGCGACAAGAAGTTGAAACGCTTCGAAATAATCAAAAGAGCTGAGATAATCAAATTAGGTTGTTTAAACACACATTAGTACTCCAGTCATATATTCTGCATtctgttcttttttcaaatctgCTTGTTCCCCACAATGTTATATTAAGTTATCCTACttattatttgtaatttGTTCAATTAATTATAACACACCCGGTATAAGACAGCCAccaaatattttcattcttGCATTAGTACTACATTATTAGAcgttcttgttcttcaattttaattttattactaCAAGAAGCTTAGCTCTAAGATAGTCTTCACTTAAAGATTCTAGGTCTTGACTTAAGAAGGCATTATAATGCCGGATAACTTAGCAACTGATAGAATTTTGGCATCCGATaaaaattcttcatttaGTGCTGCTGTAAATTTATAATTTGTTGTGAATTTAGCTATTCTCTTTATCTGGTAATGAATTTTTATCAATCAATTTGTATTAATgaatttgatattgttgaaaaTTTATATGGAGGAGGATATACATCATATACATTACATAAAAATCAACAATACATGActatttcttcaagattGTAACAACATCCTCATCTTCCAAAATGTGATTCAAACCAACATATTGAGGCTGATGCTTGACACTGCTACCATAAACCAATGCATTTCTAAATTCATCTACCAGCGACTTGTGAATTTGGTTACAGAAATCCTTGACAGAGCAACGATCTGATCTCAAGACAACTGGATCATTAAAATCAGGTATTCTACCCTTTGGCTTAGTGTATATACGTACCAGGTTCAATCTATCCCACATGACCTGAAGCAGTTCGTCTAAATTCCATTCCTTTCCTGAAGAGATTGGAACAGCGTTAGGAATTCTATATAGCAATTCCAATTCTTCTAAAGATAGTGCATCAATTTTATTCAGCACATAAATAGCTGGCATGTATCTTCTAGTTGGGGCTTCTAGGACATCAATTAAGTCGTCGACAGTAGCATCACATCTGAAAGCAATTTCTGCACTATTGATTCTATATTCACTCATCACAGCTCTGATTTCGTCGTTACCCAAATGTGTAAGTGGAACAGTATTTGTTATAGATATACCACctttctccttcttcttgatgaCAATATTAGGAGGTTCTTTATTCAATCTAATACCGACACCTTCCAAttctttttcaatgatCTGCTTGTGGTGCAATGGCTTGTTGACATCTAATACAATGAAAAGCAAGTTACACGTTCTTGCAACGGCAATAACTTGTTTACCACGACCTCTACCATCCTTGGCACCGTCAATGATACCCGGTAGATCCAGCATTTGAATTTTGGCACCTTTATAACGAATAACACCAGGAACAGTGACCAATGTGGTAAACTCATATTCTGCAGCTTCAGACTCAGTACCTGTCAACTTTGAAAGTAAAGTGGATTTACCAACAGAAGGGAACCCAACAAAACCAACACTAGCAACACCTGTTCTGGCAACATCGAAAccaacaccaccaccaccaccggAGCTTGATGATGCACTAGTCAGCAGCTCACGTCTCAACTTGGCCAGCTTAGCTTTCAATTGACCCAAGTGGAAAGAGGTGGCCTTGTTCTTTTGGGTTCTGGCCATCTCATCCTCGATGGCCTTGATCTTTTCAACCGTGGTAGACATTCTCAGTTAGCTTGGCAATTACCTTGGATGACACTACTACTACTCAAACAGACAAAAAGCCCTGGCGCTAAAATagtaaagaaatataaagaaCTTGTGTGCTCGCAACTTATTCACTATTaccaagctcatcgcagaattttgatattttggccaaaatttttcactcGCTACACACGACATACTTAAGAGgaaaaagtttttcaaaagatttGGTTCTTCATAgcagtgaaaaaaataaatcgATGGCCACCAAGTAGtaaatgaaaattataGAACTTAAATAATATGGATTAGTTTGTGATCTTTGCTTGATCTGGTGATAGTTCTATAACGGCTACACTCTTTGAGTACTAAATAAGAGAGGTAACGAAAAAAATGGCGAAGAAAGGAAAGAAGAACCAGCAGAACTACTGGGATGAGGATTTCGAAGAAGATATGCCTCAAGGAGAGGAGATTGGCAGCCCTGCTCCCGAAGCTACTCCACAGGAAGGTGCTGAAGGCTCTGTAGAAGGTGAGGAAACCGCTGAACTAGACTTTATGGCcactttgaagaaatctAAGAAAAAGCAAGAAGAGGAAGTGAAGAAAGATGCTGATAAACCAGTGCTGAAGTCCAAGAAGGAAAAggagaaggaaaagaaggagaaggaaaagcaaaagaaaaaagagcAAGCCGCCAAGAAGAAGGCTCAACAACAAGCtcagaaggaaaagaacaaGCAACtgaataaagaaaatgcGGAAAAGATCGctgctgaaaagaaagagaaagaatCCTCCCAAGAACCTGAAGAAGGTTCCAAAAAGCCGGCCACCAAGAAACCTGCCAAGAAGGTTCCTGCTGGTCTTGCTGCTCTAAAGCGTCAATTAGAACTTAAGaagcaattggaagaaCAAGAGCGTCtagaaagagaagaggAGGAAAGACTGGAAAGAGAGGAACAAGAACGTCTTgagcaagaagaaaagcaaaaagaGCTAGAAAGAGCAGCCAAAAaggagaaggagaaggaGAAGCGTGAAAGATTAAAGGCTGAGGGTAAGCTTCTAaccaagaaacaaaaagaagaaaagaagctGCTTGAAAAGAGACGTCAAGCTCTCCTGGCAGCAGGTAACATCAAGGTCGCTGGTTTAAGTAAGTCTGGCGATGGTGAACAAACACAACGTCCTAAAAAGGTTGTGTACggtaaaaagaagaagagaactCCAGAAGAGCAAGCATCTGCTAAAGCCAAAGAGGAGAAGAAGTCTAGCGAAGCAACCAAAGATGCTCAAAAGGAAGAGGCAGAAGAGGTCTTGATCGATGATTGGGAGAATCTTGCCATGgacgatgatgaaaatgaaccagctgaagaaaataaaatcgaGGAAGCTGAAGAGGAAGCTGAAGAGGAAATTTCTACCCCAGCAGCTTCTGGAAATGCTCAAGAAGTTGTATACGCTAAGGAAGAGCCATCTAGTAAGATTGCTGCCAACAAGAAGGATTTGCGTTCTCCAATTTGTTGTATCTTGGGTCACGTCGATACTGGTAAGACCAAGCTTTTGGATAAGATTAGACAAACTAATGTTCAAGGTGGTGAAGCGGGTGGTATTACCCAACAAATTGGTGCAACATATTTCCCAATTGAAGCTATCAGAGACAAGACGAAAACTATGgctaaatttgaaaagcaAACATTTGATGTTCCAGGTCTGTTAGTGATCGATACTCCAGGTCACGAATCTTTCTCCAACTTACGTTCCAGAGGTTCCTCCTTGTGTAACATCGCTATTTTGGTTATCGATATTATGCACGGTCTAGAACAACAAACTATTGAATCTATCAAGTTACTAAGAGACAGAAAGGCTCCATTTGTGGTTGCTTTGAATAAAATTGACAGATTATATGACTGGCAAAGCACTCCAAACAATTCCTTCAGAGATTCCTTTGAACAGCAATCTAAGGCAGTCAAGGATGAATTTGCTACTAGATTGAGCAATATTCAACTGGCTTTGTCTGAACAGGGTTTGAATTCTGAGTTATATTTCCAAAACAAGAACATCTCTAAGTATGTCTCCATTGTCCCTACATCTGCTGTCACTGGTGAAGGTATTCCAGATTTATTGTGGTTGCTGCTAGAATTGACTCAAAAGAGAATGTCTAAACAACTTATGTACTTATCTCATATTGAAGCTACCATTTTGGAAGTTAAGGTTGTTGAAGGTTTCGGTACTACTATTGATGTTATTCTATCAAATGGTTACTTGAGAGAAGGTGATAGAATAGTATTGTGTGGTATGAATGGTCCTATAGTGACAAATATCAGAGCTTTATTGACACCACAGCCGCTGCGTGAGTTGCGTTTGAAATCTGAATATGTTCACCACAAGGAAGTGAAGGCTGCATTGGGTGTTAAGATAGCCGCAAATGATTTGGAGAAGGCTGTTTCTGGTTCTCGTCTATTGGTTGTTGGTCCTGATGACgacgaagaagaaatgaTGGATGAAGTCATGGAAGATCTGACTGGTCTATTGGATTCTGTAGACACTTCAGGTAAGGGTGTTGTTGTTCAAGCCTCTACTTTGGGTTCTTTGGAAGCTTTGTTAGATTTCTTAAAGGACATGAAGATTCCAGTTATGTCTATAGGTTTGGGTCCAGTTTACAAACGTGATGTTATGAAGGCATCTACAATGTTGGAAAAAGCCCCAGAATTTGCCGTTATGTTGTGTTTCGATGTCAAGGTTGACAAGGAAGCAGAACTATATGCTGAACAAGAAGGTATCAAGATTTTCAACGCAGACATTATTTACCATTTATTCGATGCTTTTACAGCATACCAAGAGAAATTATTGGAACAACGTCGTAAGGACTTTATGGGTGATGCCACATTCCCATGTGTGTTGAACACCATTCAAATCATTAACAAGCGTGGTCCAATGATCATCGGTGTTGATGTTATTGAAGGTACTCTGCGTGTCGGTACACCAATTTGTGCTGTCAAGATTGACCCTACAACAAAGGAAAAGCAAACTTTGCTTCTTGGTAGAGCAATGTCTCTTGAAATTAATCACGAACCTGTCACTGAGGTCAAGAAGGGTCAAACAGCTGCTGGTGTTGCCATGCGTCTGGAAGACCCATCTTCTCAACAACCAATCTGGGGTCGTCACGTCGATGAGAAGGATACTTTATATTCCTTGATCACAAGAAGATCCATTGACACATTGAAGGACAAGGCGTTCAGAGACCAAGTTCCAAAGTCAGACTGGATGTTGATCAAGAAGCTAAAACCAGTATTCGGAATTGAGTAATTTTGCATATTTTAACGCCctacttttttcttctaccTTCTAGTACTGTTTTTATTTCGCTTCTTTTCCCAACAGCCAAAAATTTCTACCTTtaattttactttttttttaccacAACCATCTTTCTATTCGCCCCCCATATACATATCAAAGTCCAGTATATACAATGTATATTAGATACAGCCAAATTCATAAGTAATGACAGATTACTCACCAAGTATACCtctcaatattattattaccaCTTTGAAGAGACATCATAAGGAACGCAGGAAGGATGTGTGTAGCATATTGTACGATATTTGACCATGgactatatttttttggaattttaTGTAAATTTGGAACCAGCAAATTCAAGACACACCTATAACTGCCAGTGTTTGACAGCAAGTGTCAGCTTTTTAACAGGTCCTGTTTTTTAGCAAAGTGTACATTTGGAACTGAAAACAATAGCTGATTTTTGACTATTGTCTGAGTATATTGGACGCCTTCTTGTTTTTCATAGCTGGCGATATTTGACTTCAATTCCAAACTGGAAATTAAACGAAATTCTAGGACAATACGTTCTATATTTCTACAAGAGAGATTTGAGACCCCATCTATAAAGTCTCTGTTAGTGATTAATTGACCTCATTATCAGGCAGAAGAAAAGGCCATCTCTAAACAGCATCAGCGAGCACTTAACAGGGCTGCTGATTTTTGTATACTTCAAAAAAGAGGGTTTATAATTTTCGCTTTGTTACACCCTATAGCTCTTATTACTTCATCTGGTTACACAATCTAGTAATTGAGCTTTTACTGGAATCTCT
This is a stretch of genomic DNA from Nakaseomyces glabratus chromosome M, complete sequence. It encodes these proteins:
- a CDS encoding basic helix-loop-helix domain-containing protein (CAGL0M12100g~Has domain(s) with predicted protein dimerization activity) — encoded protein: MDLPNHQNLNGDGIDENYNRKTSQFRPLQKFEYQNSQSLPELFGSGNRDMNSNARYMRQQYGHNENVQYVNGVNKVYPMNPIIPPKLGGGPYMVRPYERIEGTQLVKPHIFQTGESYQGNQEYIFQPSTSSSYSSATLVNEDTNMPNNHVILENHPIGLEYKLPSNYINHSIPLMHPQQRMPVTPHLPLKSTIQPGSEDSKFDTPKNSKKKISRKRLTDVQKLAHNKIEKKYRININSKIAQLQKMIPWVSDGETAFEVNSSLKTEQSDGDSTSNSSKTKFNKSIILQKAIDYIVYLRNNEHLYQTEIDRLRQEVETLRNNQKS
- the RBG1 gene encoding GTP-binding protein RBG1 (CAGL0M12122g~Ortholog(s) have GTP binding activity and role in cytoplasmic translation, filamentous growth, positive regulation of cellular response to amino acid starvation), with amino-acid sequence MSTTVEKIKAIEDEMARTQKNKATSFHLGQLKAKLAKLRRELLTSASSSSGGGGGVGFDVARTGVASVGFVGFPSVGKSTLLSKLTGTESEAAEYEFTTLVTVPGVIRYKGAKIQMLDLPGIIDGAKDGRGRGKQVIAVARTCNLLFIVLDVNKPLHHKQIIEKELEGVGIRLNKEPPNIVIKKKEKGGISITNTVPLTHLGNDEIRAVMSEYRINSAEIAFRCDATVDDLIDVLEAPTRRYMPAIYVLNKIDALSLEELELLYRIPNAVPISSGKEWNLDELLQVMWDRLNLVRIYTKPKGRIPDFNDPVVLRSDRCSVKDFCNQIHKSLVDEFRNALVYGSSVKHQPQYVGLNHILEDEDVVTILKK
- the FUN12 gene encoding translation initiation factor eIF5B (CAGL0M12144g~Ortholog(s) have GTP binding, GTPase activity, ribosome binding, translation initiation factor activity, translation initiation factor binding activity), coding for MAKKGKKNQQNYWDEDFEEDMPQGEEIGSPAPEATPQEGAEGSVEGEETAELDFMATLKKSKKKQEEEVKKDADKPVLKSKKEKEKEKKEKEKQKKKEQAAKKKAQQQAQKEKNKQLNKENAEKIAAEKKEKESSQEPEEGSKKPATKKPAKKVPAGLAALKRQLELKKQLEEQERLEREEEERLEREEQERLEQEEKQKELERAAKKEKEKEKRERLKAEGKLLTKKQKEEKKLLEKRRQALLAAGNIKVAGLSKSGDGEQTQRPKKVVYGKKKKRTPEEQASAKAKEEKKSSEATKDAQKEEAEEVLIDDWENLAMDDDENEPAEENKIEEAEEEAEEEISTPAASGNAQEVVYAKEEPSSKIAANKKDLRSPICCILGHVDTGKTKLLDKIRQTNVQGGEAGGITQQIGATYFPIEAIRDKTKTMAKFEKQTFDVPGLLVIDTPGHESFSNLRSRGSSLCNIAILVIDIMHGLEQQTIESIKLLRDRKAPFVVALNKIDRLYDWQSTPNNSFRDSFEQQSKAVKDEFATRLSNIQLALSEQGLNSELYFQNKNISKYVSIVPTSAVTGEGIPDLLWLLLELTQKRMSKQLMYLSHIEATILEVKVVEGFGTTIDVILSNGYLREGDRIVLCGMNGPIVTNIRALLTPQPLRELRLKSEYVHHKEVKAALGVKIAANDLEKAVSGSRLLVVGPDDDEEEMMDEVMEDLTGLLDSVDTSGKGVVVQASTLGSLEALLDFLKDMKIPVMSIGLGPVYKRDVMKASTMLEKAPEFAVMLCFDVKVDKEAELYAEQEGIKIFNADIIYHLFDAFTAYQEKLLEQRRKDFMGDATFPCVLNTIQIINKRGPMIIGVDVIEGTLRVGTPICAVKIDPTTKEKQTLLLGRAMSLEINHEPVTEVKKGQTAAGVAMRLEDPSSQQPIWGRHVDEKDTLYSLITRRSIDTLKDKAFRDQVPKSDWMLIKKLKPVFGIE